One window of Anaerolineae bacterium genomic DNA carries:
- a CDS encoding peroxiredoxin, which translates to MVEKEGNVSCVEPAAGPLTVPEPTPAATGAAPKEVPAMLARVGKPAPDFEANAYHQGGFKNIRLSDYKGHWVVLCFYPGDFTFVUPTELSAVAVKYEELKALDVEVLAVSVDSRFTHKIWQEQELSKMVPGGVPYPMLSDAGGKIGRIYGVYDEDAGVDIRGRFIIDPDGVIQAMEVLTPAVGRNVAELIRQIKAFQHVRATGEVMPSGWQPGKPTLKPGPDLAGKVWEVWKPDMAF; encoded by the coding sequence ATGGTAGAAAAGGAAGGCAACGTATCGTGTGTGGAGCCGGCCGCGGGACCTCTCACTGTTCCCGAACCCACACCTGCCGCCACTGGCGCGGCGCCAAAGGAGGTACCAGCCATGCTAGCACGGGTCGGTAAACCAGCCCCAGATTTTGAAGCCAATGCCTATCATCAGGGCGGCTTCAAGAACATCCGTCTGTCGGATTACAAAGGCCATTGGGTCGTTCTGTGCTTCTATCCAGGGGATTTCACCTTCGTTTGACCCACCGAACTGTCGGCAGTTGCCGTCAAGTATGAAGAGCTGAAAGCCCTCGATGTCGAAGTTCTCGCGGTAAGTGTGGACAGCCGCTTCACCCACAAGATCTGGCAGGAGCAGGAGCTTTCGAAAATGGTGCCCGGTGGGGTGCCGTATCCCATGCTCTCCGACGCCGGCGGGAAAATCGGGCGCATCTACGGCGTGTATGATGAGGACGCCGGCGTGGATATCCGCGGCCGCTTTATCATTGACCCCGACGGCGTGATTCAGGCCATGGAGGTGCTCACGCCGGCAGTGGGCCGCAACGTGGCCGAATTGATCCGACAGATCAAGGCCTTCCAGCACGTCCGCGCCACCGGGGAGGTCATGCCCTCGGGATGGCAGCCCGGCAAACCCACCCTTAAACCTGGTCCGGATCTGGCCGGCAAGGTCTGGGAGGTCTGGAAACCCGATATGGCTTTCTAA
- a CDS encoding HEAT repeat domain-containing protein: MSDAFEQVLLRLRQGERHLRKADIRALSDLNRQQMREFRQVWAELPADIRLNTISTLAQIAQDSFEYCFDRIFREALSDPLPQIRRKAVEGLWECEEESLASTFLHMLMEDPDISVRSAVAVGLGRFVYLAEFDEIEPSLAAAIESALLTIIHNPKEPLELRRRAVESIGFSGNPDIQAVIRDAYEDDHSDMRMSAIVAMGRSADRRWGKIIMQELMSEDRMMRHEAVRAAGELELQEATDLLARILDYEDDLDIRRDAVLALGKVGGKGAKAILEHIIASEDEDLFDVAQDAMEELTFGAQFPEINELLRLVEEEERRGAGDEDESDDWEDWDWEEDWEDEEEDDFLDDEDDLDRW; the protein is encoded by the coding sequence ATGAGTGATGCATTCGAACAGGTTTTGCTCCGCTTGCGGCAGGGTGAGCGGCATCTGCGGAAGGCCGACATTCGGGCGTTGTCGGACTTGAACCGCCAGCAAATGCGAGAATTTCGACAGGTATGGGCGGAACTGCCGGCGGATATCCGCCTGAACACCATCAGCACACTGGCACAGATCGCCCAGGACAGCTTCGAGTACTGCTTCGACCGCATCTTTCGCGAGGCCCTCAGCGACCCGCTTCCCCAGATTCGGCGCAAAGCGGTGGAGGGCCTCTGGGAATGCGAGGAGGAATCTCTCGCCAGCACCTTCCTGCACATGCTGATGGAAGACCCGGATATCTCGGTGCGCAGTGCGGTGGCCGTTGGACTGGGGCGCTTTGTCTATCTGGCGGAATTTGATGAGATTGAGCCATCGCTGGCCGCGGCCATCGAGTCGGCCCTGCTGACCATCATCCACAATCCCAAGGAGCCGCTGGAACTGCGCCGGCGGGCGGTGGAATCCATCGGCTTCTCCGGCAATCCGGATATCCAGGCGGTCATCCGCGACGCCTATGAGGATGATCATTCCGACATGCGCATGAGCGCCATTGTCGCCATGGGCCGCAGTGCGGACCGCCGCTGGGGCAAGATCATCATGCAGGAGCTGATGAGCGAGGACCGCATGATGCGCCATGAGGCGGTGCGCGCGGCCGGCGAGCTCGAACTGCAGGAAGCCACCGATTTGCTGGCCCGCATCCTGGACTATGAGGACGACCTCGATATCCGGCGGGATGCGGTGCTGGCCCTGGGCAAGGTGGGCGGCAAGGGCGCCAAGGCCATCCTGGAGCATATCATCGCCAGCGAGGACGAGGACCTGTTTGACGTGGCCCAGGACGCCATGGAGGAGCTGACCTTCGGCGCACAGTTCCCGGAGATCAACGAGCTGTTGCGGCTGGTCGAAGAGGAGGAGCGGCGCGGCGCCGGCGACGAGGACGAGTCCGACGATTGGGAGGATTGGGACTGGGAAGAAGATTGGGAAGATGAGGAAGAGGATGACTTCCTCGATGATGAGGATGATCTCGACCGCTGGTGA
- a CDS encoding YccF domain-containing protein yields MNVLGDLLWMLTGGILVALWYALGGVVLCLTVVGIPFGVQSFRLAGLALFPFGSEIRITGFASGPLGVAMNVLWLLIGGIWLAVCHLALALLMAITIVGLPFARQHFKLARLALMPFGSVIT; encoded by the coding sequence ATCAATGTGCTGGGCGATCTCCTGTGGATGTTGACGGGCGGCATCCTTGTCGCACTGTGGTATGCCCTGGGCGGCGTGGTCCTCTGCCTGACCGTCGTGGGCATCCCGTTCGGTGTGCAGTCGTTCAGGTTGGCGGGGCTGGCGCTCTTTCCCTTTGGCAGTGAGATACGGATCACCGGCTTCGCTTCCGGCCCCCTGGGCGTGGCCATGAATGTGCTGTGGCTCCTCATCGGAGGGATTTGGCTGGCTGTCTGCCATCTGGCGCTGGCTTTGCTCATGGCAATCACCATCGTCGGACTGCCCTTCGCCCGCCAGCATTTCAAGCTGGCGCGGCTGGCGCTGATGCCGTTCGGGAGCGTCATTACCTGA
- a CDS encoding DUF3887 domain-containing protein, giving the protein MRRIRWMVPALVVLALLAGCAAGYKTVPAEEARAFAEKVEPITVQLLTALSNHDEAGYLRDMDETMRSVSSGEKFEQVYQAVIGKIGRYQSHQLDRVLDKDQYRIVIYTAQFEKDANVVVRVVFDMTTDPLKVTGLWFDSPVLRRK; this is encoded by the coding sequence ATGAGAAGGATACGGTGGATGGTGCCGGCGCTGGTGGTGCTGGCCCTGCTGGCCGGCTGTGCCGCCGGCTATAAGACGGTGCCGGCGGAGGAGGCGCGGGCCTTTGCCGAAAAGGTCGAGCCGATCACCGTTCAGCTCCTCACGGCGTTGAGCAACCATGACGAGGCCGGCTATCTGCGCGACATGGATGAGACCATGCGCTCCGTCAGCAGTGGGGAGAAGTTCGAACAGGTCTACCAGGCCGTCATCGGGAAAATCGGCCGCTATCAGTCCCATCAGCTCGATAGGGTGCTGGATAAGGACCAGTACCGCATTGTCATCTATACGGCCCAGTTCGAGAAAGACGCCAATGTGGTGGTGCGGGTGGTCTTCGATATGACGACAGATCCCCTTAAGGTGACCGGCCTGTGGTTTGATTCCCCCGTCCTGCGCCGCAAGTAG